Proteins from one Emys orbicularis isolate rEmyOrb1 chromosome 2, rEmyOrb1.hap1, whole genome shotgun sequence genomic window:
- the LZTS1 gene encoding leucine zipper putative tumor suppressor 1: MGSVSSLISGHSFHSKHCRASQYKLRKSSHLKKLNRYSDGLLRFGFSQDSSHNKSSSKGNKNEDFFYIKVSQKAHGSHRTDYTSLSSGDLGSQAGATGMDFGTPTPQKLMPFSNQLELGPEKGVIRPTAFKPVIPRSGAILHSSPENGSHISQQLHPPDKAKDQELKPMLCSGGLSDSGRNSMSSLPTHSTTSSYQLDPLVTPMGPISRFGGSAHNITQCTIIQDSNMMSLKALSFSDSGNKILNPGKAAHHHHEKASCIRSPISTDESTIQELEQKLLEREGELQELQCSFEEKEATSCQAYEEKQRRCKEELEGLKQKCNKQLKQTSQKMQRTQQVLHLQVFQLQKEKKQLREELEKLMKEQDLLQTKLWSYEKEKTSFAPALEETQWEVCQKSGEISLLKQQLKDSQMELNAKTSEILSLKAQLKDVRGKMEGLEMKTQDLEDSLRTKAMELEVCENELQRKRNESELLREKVNLLEQEIMELRTELTILKEQRSDGRDGMTSASPAVGMMEDVQALQGEVDKLKAELKEERDKNEQMTSSFQHERQIWKEEKEKVIHYQKQLQQSYLHMYKRNQNMEKMLQQLAAGGDGREPIDLDIHGTDVPYEDIIATEI, encoded by the exons ATGGGGAGTGTCAGTAGCCTCATCTCCGGCCACAGCTTCCACAGCAAGCACTGCCGGGCCTCCCAGTACAAGCTCCGCAAGTCGTCCCACCTGAAGAAGCTGAACAGGTATTCAGATGGGCTGCTGAGGTTTGGCTTCTCCCAGGACTCCAGCCACAACAAGTCCAGCTCCAAAGGCAACAAGAATGAGGACTTCTTTTACATCAAGGTCAGCCAGAAAGCCCACGGCTCCCACCGGACAGATTACACGTCACTCTCCAGCGGGGACCTGGGCAGCCAGGCAGGGGCGACTGGCATGGACTTTGGCACACCCACTCCCCAGAAACTGATGCCATTTTCCAATCAGCTGGAACTG GGCCCAGAGAAGGGCGTTATAAGGCCAACCGCCTTCAAGCCAGTGATCCCCCGCTCAGGCGCGATCCTCCACTCCTCTCCGGAAAATGGCAGCCACATCTCCCAGCAGCTGCACCCTCCGGACAAAGCGAAGGATCAAGAACTCAAGCCCATGTTGTGCTCTGGAGGTTTGTCGGACTCCGGCAGGAACTCAATGTCCAGCCTCCCAACCCACAGCACCACCAGCAGCTACCAGCTGGATCCCCTGGTCACCCCTATGGGGCCCATCAGCCGTTTCGGGGGTTCGGCCCACAACATCACCCAGTGCACCATCATACAAGACAGCAACATGATGAGCCTCAAGGCGCTGTCCTTCTCTGACAGCGGCAACAAGATCCTCAACCCTGGAAAAGctgcccaccaccaccacgagAAAGCCTCCTGCATCCGGTCTCCCATCTCCACAGATGAGTCCACcatccaggagctggagcagaaactgctggagagggaaggggagctgCAGGAACTGCAGTGCAGCTTCGAGGAGAAGGAGGCCACCTCCTGCCAGGCCTATGAAGAAAAGCAGAGGCGCTGCAAGGAAGAGCTggaggggctgaagcagaagtgCAACAAGCAGCTCAAGCAAACCTCTCAGAAGATGCAGCGGACGCAGCAGGTGCTGCACCTCCAAGTGTTCCAGTTGCAAAAGGAGAAGAAGCAGCTTCGTGAGGAGCTGGAGAAGCTCATGAAGGAGCAAGACCTGCTGCAGACCAAGCTGTGGTCCTATGAGAAAGAGAAGACCAGCTTTGCCCCAGCGCTGGAAGAAACTCAGTGGGAG GTGTGTCAGAAGTCTGGCGAAATCTCCCTCCTGAAGCAGCAGTTGAAAGACTCCCAGATGGAGCTCAATGCCAAGACAAGCGAGATCCTCAGCCTGAAAGCCCAGCTGAAGGACGTGAGGGGGAAGATGGAGGGACTGGAGATGAAAACCCAGGACCTGGAAGACTCCCTTCGCACCAAGGCCATGGAGCTGGAGGTGTGCGAGAACGAGCTCCAGCGCAAGAGAAATGAGTCGGAGCTGCTGAGGGAGAAAGTGAACCTGCTGGAGCAGGAGATTATGGAGCTCCGGACGGAGCTGACCATCCTCAAGGAGCAGCGGAGCGATGGGAGGGATGGGATGACCTCCGCCAGCCCGGCTGTGGGGATGATGGAGGATGTCCAAGCCCTGCAGGGGGAAGTGGATAAGCTGAAGGCGGagctgaaggaggagagagacaagaacgAGCAGATGACTTCCAGCTTCCAGCATGAGCGACAGATCtggaaggaggagaaggagaaggtgATCCACTACCAAAAGCAGCTGCAGCAGAGCTACCTGCACATGTACAAAAGGAACCAGAACATGGAGAAGATGCTCCAGCAACTGGCTGCAGGGGGAGACGGCAGAGAGCCCATCGACCTGGATATCCATGGCACCGATGTCCCCTACGAGGACATCATAGCCACAGAGATCTAA